A window of Cryptomeria japonica chromosome 3, Sugi_1.0, whole genome shotgun sequence contains these coding sequences:
- the LOC131043903 gene encoding UNC93-like protein 1 codes for MGLDNEAQANKGIPSKGFRYNSPVVQVILIGLVCFCCPGMFNALQGMGGGGQVNAQAVNNANTALYTTFAVFGILGGGIYNILGTRLTLLIGCSTYVLFTGSLLYYNHNQHQLFAIIAGAVLGIGAGLLWAGQGAIMTSYPTEDKKGRYISLFWSIFNLGGVVGGFIPFISNYHRTAGSVNDGTYIGFMCFMGFGALLTLTLLPAHKVVRNDGTRVSIMKYSNPTTELLEILKLFLDWKMLLLFPASWASNFFYTYQFNHVNGKLFTLRTKGLNNVFYWAAQMLGSVGIGYILDNGSQSRKKRGYMGVAVVALIGTAIWGGGFANELKYNGKNPNLDFKNSGASYAGPLVLYFSYGLLDAIFQNLVYWMIGALGDDPQTLSRYSGFYKGVQSAGAAVAWQVDAHKTSPVAELVINWCLTTISYPLLLVLVALAVHDKPSPVGNFEGDMGDEDESVKR; via the coding sequence ATGGGTTTAGATAATGAAGCTCAAGCAAATAAAGGAATTCCTTCCAAAGGGTTTCGGTACAATTCCCCTGTTGTTCAAGTGATCTTGATTGGATTGGTGTGCTTTTGCTGTCCTGGCATGTTCAATGCTCTGCAAGGAATGGGGGGTGGAGGGCAGGTGAATGCTCAGGCAGTCAACAATGCCAACACTGCTCTCTACACAACATTTGCAGTGTTTGGCATTTTGGGTGGAGGAATTTACAACATACTAGGCACTCGCCTCACCTTACTTATAGGCTGCTCCACCTATGTGCTCTTTACTGGATCACTTCTGTATTACAATCACAACCAGCACCAATTATTTGCTATAATTGCAGGAGCAGTTCTGGGTATTGGAGCAGGACTGCTTTGGGCAGGCCAGGGTGCCATCATGACTTCATACCCAACAGAGGACAAGAAGGGCAGGTACATTTCCTTGTTTTGGAGCATTTTCAATCTTGGAGGTGTGGTAGGAGGTTTCATTCCTTTCATATCAAATTATCACAGAACTGCAGGGAGTGTTAATGATGGAACATACATAGGATTCATGTGCTTCATGGGTTTTGGTGCCCTTCTGACTCTAACCCTGCTTCCAGCCCATAAAGTGGTCAGGAATGATGGAACTAGAGTGAGCATTATGAAGTATTCCAATCCCACAACTGAGTTGCTGGAAATTCTCAAACTGTTCTTAGATTGGAAGATGCTTCTGCTATTCCCTGCTTCTTGGGCTAGTAACTTCTTTTACACCTACCAATTCAATCATGTTAATGGTAAGTTGTTCACATTAAGGACCAAGGGATTGAATAATGTGTTTTACTGGGCTGCACAGATGTTGGGATCTGTGGGCATTGGGTATATCCTTGACAATGGTTCCCAGAGCAGGAAGAAAAGAGGATATATGGGTGTGGCTGTAGTTGCCTTGATTGGAACAGCCATATGGGGAGGTGGGTTTGCCAATGAACTGAAATACAATGGGAAAAACCCTAATCTTGATTTCAAGAACTCAGGGGCCTCTTATGCAGGCCCACTTGTCCTGTATTTCTCCTATGGACTTTTGGATGCCATATTCCAAAATTTGGTCTACTGGATGATTGGGGCTCTTGGTGATGACCCTCAGACTCTAAGTAGATACAGTGGATTCTACAAAGGTGTGCAGAGTGCAGGAGCAGCTGTTGCTTGGCAGGTTGATGCCCATAAAACTTCTCCAGTAGCAGAGCTGGTAATCAACTGGTGTCTTACTACCATCAGCTATCCGCTTTTGCTTGTTCTTGTTGCCTTGGCTGTCCATGATAAACCCTCTCCTGTGGGTAATTTTGAAGGAGACATGGGAGATGAGGATGAATCAGTAAAAAGATAA